The Diceros bicornis minor isolate mBicDic1 chromosome 18, mDicBic1.mat.cur, whole genome shotgun sequence sequence GGCCCCTTGATGTTCCGGTTGAACAGGTGCTGGTGAAAAGGAGGCGGTCCTGACGGAAGAGTCGGCCAGGGGGGCAGTGCGCCGAAGGAGAGGCAGCCTCCTCCACCCTCAGTGCCCCCGCGGATCTTCCCCTCTCCTCACCGTCTGCTCCTCCCCCGCAGGAAGCGTTCCCGGCCGTAAGGTCTTTGAAGTGTCGCTGAAGCCCCCAgggctgctttctcccctccgcCACACCACCTCCCGCTGAGGGAGTGTGACCTTTGGTCCCTGCGGGCGTCCACCCCCTTTTAGGAAGTAGGAGGGTCGGATTTCGTCCCCGTTACCCATGCTGGTCTTGGGGATGAAGCCTTCGGGATGACGCCCCCTCACTTCTTCCCCAGATCCAATTTCAGAGAATTTAATCCCTTAGGGTGCTGTGTGAGTTTGTTATGTGTTTGTGTGCGTGCATAGAGGTCAAGTGTAACTGTGTTGTTCGTGAGCACTTCCGTAGTCGTGGGTCTCTAACTCGCGTGGGTCTCTAAGCGCGCCTGTTGGGCTGGTCCTGGGGTTTGTGTCTCTCTGGGAGGGTCAGCTGGTGTGGCTGGATGAGGCTAGGAGTGAGTTTGTGTGTCTGAGTGCCTCCGTGCGCCTCTGTGGGGTCTGAGTCCCTGTGCGTGCGTGCGTGAGTGTCTGTGACCTGGACCGGAGGCTCCCCGAGGGCAGGAATACCTGTTGTGTTCACTGCTCTATCCCAGTGGCTGGACGTagtcagtattcaataaatatttcttgaatgaacaaAACTGCGTATGAGTGTCTACCCTCCAGAGGGGCCTCCGAGGAAAGAGCCCACAAGGGGCCATCCGAAGAGCCCCCCGGACACGGAGGGGCGAGCGGCCCGCGTCGCTCCTGCTCCTTCTAGCACCCCTTCCATGATCTCTGCCTTCAAGATTTTTGGTGATTGAGGAACAGACACAGAGACCAAGACCTGCGCGGAGGGGGCTGGAGAATCGGAGACCCGGGGCCGAGACGAAAGGGCGGGCAGAGGAAAGGCTCAGGAGCGCCAACCCAGAGCCatagacagaaaaagaaagagggaaaaccaGCGCggagcgagcgagcgagcgaaAAGCTCCCTACCAAGCCAGGCTTTTGTTCCCTGAACCTAAGACTTTAcccggcggcgggcggcgggcgggccgGGAGCGAGCAAGCGGAGGCGCGCGGCCATGGCTGCCGCGGCCGGGCAGGGGGGCCGGGGGGCGGCGCGTGAGCGGGCGGCGCGGGGCGGGCGGGCGCCCGCGATGTGCCACTCGGCGCCTCCCCAGCCGGGCCCGGGCTGCGCGGCGGCCGGGCGGCCCTAGTAGCTGGGCGCGCGGCGCGGAGGGGGCGAGCCCGGCGCGCGGGTCTCATTGTTGGGGGGGGGAGGGCCCGTCGGGGCATGAGGGCGAGAGCACCGCGGGGGGGGCGGCCAGACAGAGCgagcgaggaggaggaggaggaggacgccgaggaggaagaaggaggaggcaaagaaaagaagcggcggcggcggcggcggcggaggaggaggagggagcgaGGAGGCGCGCGGCCccccgctccctccctcccccctgacCCCCGACCCCCGCCGGccggcccccagccccagccccggaGGGAGCTCATGGGAGTATGAAGGAGATGGTAGGAGGCTGCTGCGTATGTTCGGACGAGAGGGGCTGGGCCGAGAACCCGCTGGTCTACTGTGATGGGCACGCGTGCAGCGTGGCTGTCCACCAAGGTACGGGGGTGGCCCGCGGGGGGCGACGGGACCCCGGGGGCGGCGCGCGCAGGGCGCCCCCGGCCGCGCCCTCCGGAGACCTCCCGGGGCTcgggcgcccctcccccaccccacctgaaGGGAACGGAGGCGTCGCGGGGCTCCCCCCTCCCGGTCCTGGAGGACCGGGTCAGGCATTGTTTTCTTGCCTATTGTTCCAGTCCCGCGCCCCCCACCCCAAGTTGAGGGAGTTTGGGGACAGTCTAGGGGGCAGTGAGTGCACTCTCCGCGCCCCACACTGCCGGCGTCGGGGCTGCTGAGGGAATGTTTACCTGCGAGGTGTCCCCTCCCGCCGGTTATTTTGGTCCCGGCTACGAAAGGGAGAGGTCAAGGGGGGGTCATCCCCCCTCCCGCTTCCGGATACCGGGAAGAGCGGAAttgggaagggaggagaagggTCCCAGGGGAGAGGGGACTCCTAAAATCCTCCGGGGAAGAGCCGCGGATAGGAGAGAGGTTGCGCAGGGGGCCGGGACTCGAGAAGAGGGAGGTTTGGAGTTTCCCCCAGCAGCACATGGTTCGGGAGTTAACTCCTTGAGGAATTTTGCCGAGGGCGCAGGCTGGCATCTCCCGCCTGTCTGGCACTGCCAGCTGGGCCCCCCTTCGTGGAACAGCCCTTAATGCTGTCGCTGTCAGCTTTTCTCGCCACTCTTCTCTCGGTTACCTGCCCTGCACCTGCCCTCGGCCTTGACTTTTGATCTGTACCTATTATAGTTAGAAGCGGAAGATGAGGCCCCTGGACCACCGACTTCCCCGCCTCTCCTCTTACTAGCCCTTTAAGAAATGCCCCCCCCCACCATAACAACAAAACGTGTTTGACTATCTTAAATGTTGTCCCTCTGGTTTTCTCTATTCCTGATGATGAGGACTGGTCCCCGGCAGGAGCTGGGAAACAGGTCCATAAAGGGCGTAGGGGGGAGGATCTTCTAGAAGTTTAAGGTCAAGGACTCAGACTTCCCGCCTCTGCTTGGAGCGCTTGGTTGTGTGGTTGAAGGCTGGCTGTGTGCTGTTGGGCATTCCTTGTGGTCCTGCTGTCTAGTGAGTGACCTCCAGACAGGAGAGCAGCCCCCCTCTCAAGTGGCTCTAGTCCTTTAGAGTCACCCCCTACCCCCAGTTACTCTGGGAAAAGCCACTGCTGACAGGTTTGCTTGGTGATTCTCCTCCCCTACCCCCAGCTTGCTATGGCATCGTCCAGGTGCCAACGGGACCCTGGTTCTGCCGGAAATGTGAATCTCAGGAGCGAGCAGCCAGGGTGGTGAGTCCCCCTCCCATACACCTGAGCATCTCCTACCGGATGAGCTAGGGGACGCTGAGGCTGAGGCTAGGGTGGGCCTGTCACACAGGACTTCCTGTTTCCTGCACACCTATCATCAACTCCATCTCTCCGTTAGCTCATCCCTTACTCTGCCCCACCTCTGTAAGGGGCCTTttatgtttgtttgcttgtttgtttgaacTTTTTATTAGAGAAAGTTTCCAACCTGTACAAAAGTAGAGGGAATACGGTAATGAACCTCATGTCCCCATCACCCATCTTCAGCAATTATCACTCATGGCCAATCCTGTTTCCTCTAGACCCCCACCTATTCCCCctagacatctttttttttttcagttgaggtcacattggtttataacatataaatttcaagtgtatatcattgtattttaacttctgtatagactacatcgtgtttaccaccaaaagtctagtttctatctgtcactgtacaaatgtccccctttacccaccttcccctctggtaaccaccactctgttctctgtatctgtgtgttccCCATAGACATCTGATCATTTCATCCTAGGGCCCTTTGAATGTGTTCAGGGAGGGCCCAGCTCAGCAGATCCCCCAGTCCCTTTGGGAAAGCCCCTCCCAAATCCCTGTGCCCCTTTGCATTGACAGAGGTGTGAGCTGTGCCCACACAAAGACGGGGCATTGAAGAGGACTGACAATGGAGGTGAGGGGGCCCTGAGGCCAGGGCTTATCTGTGGAGGTCAGCAAGGCGCCCTGAGCAGGGTCTGGgaaggcaggagtggatggggtgGGGCGGGAGCGGAGGCTGGGTTTCCCTGGCTGGCACTGGAATCTGATGGGAAGGCCATGGAGGAGGGTCTGCAGTGTGTGGTTATGAGGGGTCGGGGTCTCAGGCTCGCCATCATAGCTGAGGCCCACCCCACACCGCCCCAGGCTGGGCCCACGTGGTGTGTGCCCTCTACATCCCCGAGGTGCAGTTTGCCAACGTGCTCACCATGGAGCCCATCGTGCTGCAGTACGTGCCTCATGATCGCTTCAACAAGGTCAGCGGCCCCTGCCGTGCCCCATCCCAGTTCCCTTCCTAGTCAGCCATACTTGGGTCCCTCCAGCTCTCTTCATCCAGTGTAATTTGATTCTGTCCAATCGACATTTTCAGGGAACTCAAGAGGAGGGTGGGCAGCTTCCACTGAGGGACACATGGTCATGCTCTGGAACTCAAGTGCAATAGTAGGCTCCCTTGCAGTGGTCCTGCCAGAGGGTGGACCTTGACAAGCAGTTCACTCGTTCATCCATGGCACAcattttactgagtgcctactatgtgccaacccTGGGCAAGGCACACAGTGTTCAGTATTAATCAAGACAGATGGGCTCCCTGCTTCCTGGAACTCACACTCTCATGTGGGAAGACTGTAAATATGAATAAACAGGCAAATAAAGTAAATGCATTTTGTggcaagtgctatgaagaaaacaaacgGTACTGAAATAAAGACTACCTTGTGGGGGCTTACtttacataaaatggtccaagaAAGAGACGTATAGGTTGAGACCTGGggaatgagaaggagccagccttgAGGACGGTGGGGTTCCaggtagaaggaacagcatgcgcaaaggcccagaggtgggaaTAAACTCACCAGTGAGCAAGGCCGACACAATCCCTGGCCTTACAGGGCTCCCCATCCAAGGACTGCGctatccaatatagtagccaccggccacatatataaattatatgttattatatatattatatatataaatattatataaattatatattatatatatattatatataatatataatttatatatatatgtttaaattatataattatataattatataaattaattaaaattaaatacaatttaaaattcagttcctcagtcacaccagccacatttcaagtgctcagtagtccATGTGGTTTGTGGCTACTGTCTTGGACAGTGCAGTATAGaagatttccatcatcacagaaagttctattggatagtGCTGACTAGGatcacagggagaagatggaatTGAGAAGGGGCAAAGCATCCCTCAGGTAGAAGGAGGAAGGGACGACTATGCTGTGTCCTGCAGACTTGTTACATCTGCGAGGAGCAGGGCCGGGAGAGCAAGGCAGCGTCAGGAGCCTGCATGACCTGTAACCGCCATGGATGTCGACAAGCTTTCCATGTCACCTGGTGAGACCCCTGCCTgcccgccgcccctccccccacccctccagggTTCTCTGGGATCCCTGGCCGGCTATACCAACCCCTCCAAGGTTTGCCATGGATGGTGGCCTCATCCTAACTGCTGTCTCTTTGCTGATGATGGCAGTGCCTTCCTTGGATGGTCTTGGCTTCGCCTCAGTAGGGGTctaggagggcaggagggaggtggCTGGGCTGGTCTGTGGCCATGCCCCTCCCAGGCTGACCTCTCTTGGTTAGCGCCCAAATGGCAGGCCTGCTGTGTGAGGAAGAAGTGCTGGAGGTCGACAACGTCAAGTACTGTGGCTACTGCAAATACCACTTCAGCAAGATGGTGAGTCTCGTCTGCCAGCGTGAGCGAGTCAGCCAGCCATGGTTTAGAGGGCGTGGGCTCCAGGCCAGGTTGGTGCCTGGTGCAGGGAGGACAGAGATGGAAGGAACCCGGTCCCTGTCCTTGAGGAGCTCGCCATTGGATGAGGaataaattaaagtaaagcctgaGGGATACGAATCAGAGCTGAACCACACAGGCCATCCCAGAAGACAGAGCCCAGACCCAGTCTGTCAGAATCTGGGAGGCTTCAAGCAAAAGGCAGCAGTTCAGCTGAGTGGAGGCAGAAACAATAAGAGCCAACATTTGTGGAAGTTCCTGTGCCCCTTCCTCTGTACTAAGCTCTTCACatgtgttattttgtgtcatcctcccaacaaccctaagAACTAGGTGTACTGTatttccccattgtacagatgagtaaactaagACCCACTAAAGTTACGTAACTTATCTCACAGCTGGTGGGTGGGATTCAGAACAGGCAGTCTGATTTGAAGCTTCTCAGGAGCCTGCCAagcaaaaacagagagaaaagaatcaaaggcAGAGGACTGGCACGGGCAGTCCTGAGATCAGAAAGAATCTGTGAGCAGAACAGGGAATTTGGTGGAGACGAGGCAGGAGATGAGGTGAAAAAGCTCAGGCAGCGCCAGAGCTGGACTTACTTCTGCCCCAGGCCTCAGGGGCCCAAGGAGAAGCTGGAGAAGGGGTGCTATCCCATGTTTGTGGAGACACCTGCGTGTTCCAGAAGCTGTGGGGCGGCCTGGAGAGGCAGGCTGTGGTCTGACTGGGAAAGCAGCTTGAACCTCACCCCCAGGCCACAGGCTCGTAAGGCTGCTTGTCAGCAGGAGGGTAACATGACCAGATTTGTTTTTTAGGAAGATTACTTTGGCAGCCACTATGAAGCTGGATCCGAAGGGCCAAGGCTGATGGTTGGGAGACAGCTGCGAgaagagggggtgggggtggagggatgaGGCTGGACTCTAGAACCATTTCTAGCTCGCCTTGCCTGCATGTGGTGGTGGCCGAGAAGGAGGAGTTGAGGGCGGTACATAGGATCTAGGTTCTCAACGCTTGAGCACCTGGGGGTGCTAGGAACAGGGAGTGCAGTGAGCTGCTGTAGGGTTAGCACATGTCCTGGTCTGCCCCGGACAGTCCCAGTTTGTGCCTGTTGCCCTAGTGTAATTATTAATAGTCCcccctttcattttcaaatgtccTGGCTTGGATCATAAGTCATATGGTCACCTTGGTTTCAGGGTTTGATGATGACTTAGGACAAGTAGAGAGCTCCGTTTGGTATATAGGAGATGCCAAGTGGGGATATGCAGGTTTGGTGGCTGTCAGACCCCCGGGCAGGGTGGTAATGGCAGCCCCAGGTGTATAAGGCTGGGGCTGGAATGCCCAGGTGCCCACCAGGGTAGGTAGGGTGGGTCAAGGTGTGAAGGGAACCGGGAAGGGGAGAGTTGAGTTCAGCAGGGTAGGAGCGCTGCCCACTGCTGGGGAGTGATTGGGTCGGACGAGGCCTGAAATTAGTCCTTGGGTTTGGCAACTGGGAGGCAGTGGATGACCTTAGAGGGAGCAGCTGCAAGTGTGGGATGGGTGAAGCCATCAGACAGGCCTGGGGGAGCCTATTaacaaggaagggaaggagggggcaggccctggctgggaggaGAGGCAGCGCGAGGGTCATTTGAGTTTTTCCTGTTGTGGATGTTTACTTCCCCCCTTCTTAAGGGCAGCAGGTCCTTTGGGACAGAAGGAACCACTGTGTGTGGTGGAGGGCCAGGAACAAAGGAGAAAGGGTGATGGCTGGAGCAAAGTgcctggagggaaggatggggtGTAGAGTGCAAGCCCTCCCCACGAGGGCCCCCCCATACATCCTCTATCCTAGggaaggaggtggaggtgggccGTGGCCCAGGCTGCCTGGGATGGGCCAAGAGGGCACCCTCGAAAGAGATGGGTGGAGAGTAAGAGACCTGGGTCCCAGTCCTACCTCCAGCAGTGCCTTGCTGGGGCCAAGACGCCCCTcacttttctgggcctcagttgccaGATCTGTACACTGGATAAGCCAGCTGGGGAAGCTCTAGGATTTCAGGCTAGGGAGTGCCCTTCTGTTGAGCAGAGCATTGTTGAGGACACAAGGTCCACTTAGTGACAGGCAGGGTTTGGGGACTGGCCCCCAGGATCACTTGACCTTCAGGAACCTTTCCCTAAGCCAGTGAGCAGAGGATTTGGCAATTCCTCTCAATTCTCTCCCCAGAAGACATCCCGGCACAGCAGCGGGGGAGGTGgaggaacaggaggaggaggaggaggaggaggaggaggaggaggaggcggaggcgGAGGCAGCGGCGGaggcagcggcagcagcagcggCACAGGGGGAGGTAGCAGTGGCTTCATCACTGGCAGGAGAAGCCGGTCAGCCTCACCATCCACCCAGCAGGAGAAGCACCCTTCCCACCACGAGCGGGGCCAGAAGAAGGTGACAGtcttctccctctcctgcccacactcacacacacacccctcttgCAAGAAGCCAGCATGAGGTGCCCCCACGGCCTTGGGGCTtgtccccttccttcctctgagGCCACTGAGGGCCAGGATGGGGCTGAGGAAGTGATATGTGAGGGTCGCGGAGGGTGAGGTGAGAGCCTGGCTTCCCTCGGGCTCTTTGTGTCCTTGTGGTTCCTCCGTGTCCTCCCCATGACATGACAAAGCCCCTAACACATGGCCCTGCACATTTACACACATCTCCACAGTCTAGCCATGTGTCAGCCCAGTTTGTAAGTGTCTCGGGCTTTGTCCCCTCGTGCCACACGTCACAGTGTCCCCGGCTCCCATCCCTTTGCACAGCTCTGTGTCCCGGGTGGGCACACTTGCAGGTGCATGCTCACATGTGTGGTGCTGTGTCACTGGCATGATAATGGGACAGCCTATTCAACAGGCAGTGAGGATGAGGGGGAGGGGCTGTTGGCTCAGAGGAACCTACCCCAGCCATTCCTGTCCAGCCAAAGTCCCCTAGTCCCTCTATAGGGGGAGATGACGCCCACAAAGCCCCATCTCTGAGCCACCCACGTCATGTTTATGCTCATCCAGACTTCCCCCCAATACCAATATCTGgtcacctctccctccccagagTCGAAAGGACAAAGAACGCCTTAAACAGAAGCACAAGAAGCGGCCTGAGTCACCCCCCAGCATCCTCACCCCACCTGTGGTCCCCACTGCTGACAAGGTACCGCTGCCCACACCCAGGAAGGGGGGCCATGGCAGCGGGAGGGAGGCCAGGTGTGAGGAGTTAGGGTGAGCCAGGGACCCCCACAGCCTCAAGTTAATGTGCCTcagctccccaccccagccccctatTCTCCCCCATTCTAGCCTCGGAGGGGCCTATGCTCCTCAGCCCCACCAATCACTGACCAACCAGGAGGGtgaaggtggggtggggggtacCACCCTGCTGCCGGCTGCCCGATGTTTACATCTGCCTCTGTCCAGACACAGGGCCTTAGCACTGGGCTCTTGTCTGTGCGTACAGTACTCAGGCTGGTTCTCCAAGTTTCTGGGGCTGTTGCCCCAGAGATAGGCAGAGAGGACCCCTtcactctccccactccccccacGTCGGAGTATGCCCAGAGCTTGTTGCCTAACAAAATCCCACTCCATGCAGGTTGGAGGGGCTGAAAGTACAGTCCATGGTGGCATGGGGGACAGTCCCCTGGACAACACCCTGAAACTCCCCCtcatccccctcttcccagtgGGGCATGGTATGGTTTTTAGAGACAGGCCTGTCTCTAGAAACGGGCAACATCTGGATGAGCAACTGGCAGGCCCTACCCAGGCCAGGGAGTCACTAATCCAAGCCAGAAtggcctccctgcccctccttccACCCGCCCTCCCCATGGAAGGTGAACAGGGGCCTGGAGAAACTGTTTCCTTCTGTCGCCATTATTGCCCCGTTCACCTCCAGCTGCCTTGGGAGGTTGGCAGAGCTCTGGGCATCCTAGCAGGAGGCTCAGGTATCAGGTTTCCAGGGTGATGTTGCTGTGGCAACTGTCCCAGTAACCCTCTCTCTGCCCTGCTTCCCAGGGCTCACCTGAAAAGGCTTGTCATCCGTGCCCTCTGACCTTTCCCTGGGGCCTTCAGGCAGGTGGAAAGAGAGGGCCAGAGATCTGGGAGTTCCCCCAGTGGCCAGGTGTCCCCTTGGACATGTTGGAGCATTCTGCCCATTCCCCTCCACCCGCCCCAGCATTTCAGCTACCCCTCCCCCCGGCCCCTCTCCTCCCTTGCTCTCAGAACCACATCTGGCTCCCTTCAGAACTCCAGCTGTTGAAAAGAACAAAGAGGAAGACAGAGACAAGGGCTCCACCCAGGGAGGAGCAGCAGAGAGTGGCTGTCATTCCCCCATCCATCCTCCCTCTGGCATTTGGTCGTTCAGCACATGTTTACTGAATACCTGGTCTCCACCAGGAGGAAAAGTGCCATCCCTTTGAATGTGAAGCCCTAACTCACTCACCACATGCCAGGCTCTGCTAGAACAGGGATATGGATGGGGTGCATGGGGATTAGTtcgtttaatcctcaaaataatccagtgaagtattttttaaccccatttaataaatgaagaaactgaggcacagagaggttaagtagtttgCCTAAaagcacacagctagtaagtggtggaatcaagatttgaacccaggcagtctggcttgaAGGCCTGCACCCTTAACCACCACAAGATACTGTCTCTGCAATATATTAATAGCAGCTGCCGCTATCAGAATCATGATCGTTACTGACCTCATACTACGTGTCTGGCATCATGCTCCTCGTAACTCTCCAAATAGGCATAATGAGCCCCAtagggacactgaagctcagtgaGGTTGAGAGACCATGCAACATGACACGGCGGTCAATGGCAGAGCACGCCGGGCACAGCCTTTCTGCTCTGCCCAGCCCTAGAGCCCATGTTCCTCCAGCCACCGCCTGCCGCCCTCAGAGAGGTTACTGGGGGCCTCAGATATGGGGACATTATATTTCAGTACAGTGTGGCAGCTGCTGACATGGCTGATGCGGGTACATGGTACCCTGGAAATAAGAGGACAGAGTGACTTGTTCCACCCCAGGTATCTAAGGTGCCTTCACAGAAGAGGGGACTTCCAAGCTGGATTTTGAAGGATGAGAAGTTTCCTATGAAGAGTAAGGATAGGCTCTCCTGGCAGAAGGCTCGGCCCTGCAAGTTCAGGTTGTCCAGAAAGGGCAAAGAGTGGCAGGGAACAGGGTGTCAGCCAGGTGGCTGTGGCTCACAGGGAGGGAGTGGTGGTGACTGGAGGGCCCAAGGATGGGGCCAGGACAGCTCCTTCTCCCTCGGTCCCTCTTCCCTGCACACACCACTTCCCGGCACAAGTCCAGCCCTCTTAGGCCCCGCTAAGTATTTCTTAAATGAATGACTAAACAGATGAGTACATCAGCACAGATTCCGGGACCATTTTCATCTCCTGCCTGAGGTGAAGGACAGATAGCTCTTTGGGTTCAGAGGGCTCCCCTCTTGTCACACCCAGAAGTTCCACAGCTGGCCCCCCATCTCCCTGGTCTAGGCGCTCCCATCACCATCACCCTGCCTGAAAGTCCTTCCTGAAGCTAACTCTGGGCTCTCTCAGTAGAGCACCAGGTCCTGTGTCCTCCTGCTCCACCCCCAAGTTGGGGTGAGCCCAGGCAGCTGGCCTTgagccttcctctctcctccctccctcctacaGGTCTCCtcctcagcttcctcctcctcccaccacgAGGCCAGCACTCAGGAGACCTCTGAGAGCAGCAGGGACTCAAAGGGGAAAAAGTCTTCCAGCCATAGCCTGAGTCACAAGGGGAAGAAACTGAGCAGTGGGAAAGGTGTGAGCAGCttcacctctgcctcctcctcctcctcctcctcctcttcctcctctggggGGCCCTTCCAGCCTGCAGGTGAGTGTGGGCCTcctggaggaggctgggagccagACAGCCTTTGGCCCTGGGTTTTTCTAGCAAGGGGCTCTGCATATGGGTTTGCATCTCATTTGCTTCTTAAATTGGTTCAGGTTAAAAGTGGGGGAATCCCCACCCTGTGACTCTACTTCAAACCCTCCCCTCAACCATTCCTTACTGGGTTGGAactttcttcccctccctcccctggccCACCCCTTCCACCCCATAACAATATTCCTTATCCCCTACACCTGTGCGGTAAGGTGCCATCTGTAAAGTACCGACACTAATGTTATCTCCTGTAATCTCTACAATGATCTAGTGAGGTCACAGGGAGGGAGTCATTCTCCTCCCACTTTATCACAGGTGGGAAAGCTGGAGGGGGAGGACACTCATCTCAGGACACAGGGACAGTGCCAGAGCTGGCACAGGCAACCAGGCTTTCCCATCCCCCGACCAGAGCTCTCTCCAGCTAGTGCATGTTGGGAGTGGGAGGGAGTGAGGGGATCTGGGGTCCAGTTGTAATTCGGTTTTCCCTCTATGCAGTTTCGTCCCTGCCGAGCTCCCCTGACTTCTCTGCATTCCCCAAGCTGGAGCAGCCAGAGGAGGACAAGTACTCCAAGGCCACAGTCCCCACCCCTTCAGCCCCcgcctctccctcagcccccgAACCCCCCAAGGCTGACCTCTTTGAGCAGAAGGTGGTCTTCTCTGGCTTTGGGCCCATCATGCGCttctccaccaccacctccagctCGGGCCGGACCCGGGCCCCGTCCCCTGGGGACTATAAGTCTCCCCACGTCTTGGGGTCCGGGGCCTCAGCAGGCACTCACAAGCGGATGCCCACACTGAGCGCCGCCCCTGCGCCTACTGAGGAGACCCTTGAGACAGGCCTGAAAGAGAAGAAGCACAAAGCCAGCAAGAGGAGCCGACACGGGCCAGGCCGTCCCAAGGGCAGCCGGAACAAGGAGGGCACTGGGGGCCCAGCTGCTTCCTCCCTGCCCGGTGCCCAGCTGGCTGGCTTTACCGCCACTGCTGCCTCACCTTTCTCCGGAGGCTCCCTGGTCAGCTCCGGCCTTGGTGGTCTGGCCTCCCGCACCTTTGGGCCTTCTGGGAGCCTGCCCAGCCTGAGCCTGGAGTCCCCCCTGCTGGGGGCAGGTTAGTGACCCTTGGGGACAGAAGGCATCTGATGCCAGTCTAG is a genomic window containing:
- the MLLT6 gene encoding protein AF-17 isoform X4, which encodes MKEMVGGCCVCSDERGWAENPLVYCDGHACSVAVHQACYGIVQVPTGPWFCRKCESQERAARVRCELCPHKDGALKRTDNGGWAHVVCALYIPEVQFANVLTMEPIVLQYVPHDRFNKTCYICEEQGRESKAASGACMTCNRHGCRQAFHVTCAQMAGLLCEEEVLEVDNVKYCGYCKYHFSKMKTSRHSSGGGGGTGGGGGGGGGGGGGGGGGSGGGSGSSSGTGGGSSGFITGRRSRSASPSTQQEKHPSHHERGQKKSRKDKERLKQKHKKRPESPPSILTPPVVPTADKVSSSASSSSHHEASTQETSESSRDSKGKKSSSHSLSHKGKKLSSGKVSSLPSSPDFSAFPKLEQPEEDKYSKATVPTPSAPASPSAPEPPKADLFEQKVVFSGFGPIMRFSTTTSSSGRTRAPSPGDYKSPHVLGSGASAGTHKRMPTLSAAPAPTEETLETGLKEKKHKASKRSRHGPGRPKGSRNKEGTGGPAASSLPGAQLAGFTATAASPFSGGSLVSSGLGGLASRTFGPSGSLPSLSLESPLLGAGIYTSNKDPISHGGGMLRAVCSTPLSSSLLGPPGTSALPRLSRSPFTSTLPSSSASISTTQVFSLAGSTFSLPSTHIFGTPMGAVNPLLTQAESSHTEPDLEDCSFRCRGTSPQESLSSMSPISSLPALFDQTASAPCGGGQLDPAAPGTTNMEQLLEKQGDGEAGVNIVEMLKALHALQKENQRLQEQILSLTAKKERLQILNVQLSVPFPALPAALPAANGPVPGPYGLPPQAGSSDSLSTSKSPPGKNSLGLDNSLSTSSEDPHSGCPSRSSSSLSFHSTPPPLPLLQQSPATLPLALPGATAPLPPQPQNGLGRAPGAAGLGAMPMAEGLLGGLAGSGALPLNGLLGGLNGAAAPNPAGLSQAGGAPTLQLPGCLNSLTEQQRHLLQQQEQQLQQLQQLLASPQLTPEHQTVVYQMIQQIQQKRDLQRLQMAGGSQLPMASLLAGSSTPLLSAGTPGLLPTASAPPLLPAGALVAPSLGNNTSLMAAAAAAAAVAAAGGPPVLTAQTNPFLSLSGADGGGSGPKGGTADKGASANQEKG